The following nucleotide sequence is from Halorussus caseinilyticus.
TGGCGGGCAGTGTCCGAGGCTTCCTCGGGGAACTTGACCGCCGCGTACCGGAGCGTCTTGTTCTCGTGGGCGACCGAGGCCTTCGCGGGGGCGTGTTTGGCCGCGACTTCCTTCGGTTCGCCAGCACCGGCCGAGACGCCGACCAGCACTTCGTTCGATTTCGGTCCGGGTTCGCGGCCGGGAGCGGCCATCGTGATGCCACCGAATGCGGCCAGCGCACCCGCGGCACTACCAGCTTTCAGAAGCGAACGCCTGTCAATCGTGATGTCGTTTTCTGACATGACAAACTTGATTAATCGTACAAACTATATTAAATTTCCTAGTCGTTCACTTATTTATTTCTTCTCCGGGGTGCCTTATCAATAAGGCAGTATAAATACCCCCACCCGACGCACAGCGTATGTCCGACCCGATTACCACGACGACGAAACTCCTTTAAAAGAGGGGTGAAATCGGGGTTCGAGGTCGGGGTGGTTGTGCTGGACGCCAGTGTCGAGGATGGCGACGGTCACGTCCGAACACCCGGTGGTCACGTCCCACGCGTCGTCGGCCCGACTCGGGAACGCGACTGCGACGTAGCGAAGCGTCTCGTTGTCGTGGACGATTTCGCCACCGGTCGGGACGTGCAGGGCGACGGTCCCCCGGAGGTCCCGGCCCGCCGAGACGCCGACGAGGATTTCGCTTCGGTCCGGGAGTCCGACCGGACGCACCCGCGACCGGCGCGCAACTCGCCGCGACCACCGAACCGCTCGTTTCCAAGAACGTTCGTCTGTCGAAGTAGTCGAAATCCGACATGCCGTGTTACTTTCTGCTTCGAAGAGCTAAAATCTAGACTCGAATGGGCGTAACTCGAACGGACACGACATCAGCGGCTACGCCGCGATTGGCTCGCAAAAAAGGAGGACAGTCGAACCGAGGCAGTCGGATTACTGGTACTCGGTGAACGTCAGGTCGTAGCTACCCGAACCGCTGTAGGAGTCAACGTCAACCTGAAGCGGCGTCGAGGTGTCCGGGTTGTCGATGGTGACGGACTCCTGACTGTCGGTGCTGATGGAGCGGTAGTCGTAGTTGCTCGGGGAGGCCGCCGTCGTCGTGCCCTCGTTGACGTAGAGGTCGAAGTCGGCGTCCGAGGGACCCGACAGTTCCACGACGATTTGGCTCGGACTGCTGTACTCCCAGTTCCACTCGTAGTCGTCGTAGTCGTAGGAGCTGGACAGCGAACCACTGACCGTTTCGGTGGTCGAACCGTCGCCGGGGTCGGTGGGGTCGTCGCCGCCGCCACCGTTCGAGGGGTCGGTCGTGACCGCGTTGTAGGCGTTGACCTGACCTGCGCCCTGCTTGTCCGAGGACAGACCGATGTCCTTCGCGGTGTTCTTGAGGTGGCTACGGAGTTCGGAGACGGTGAGGCTCCACTTGGCGAGGGTCAGACCGGCCACGCCGGACGTGACGGGGGTCGCCATCGAGGTACCGCTGAACTTGGCGTAGCTGTCGGTCGGAATCGTGGAGAGAACGTCCACGCCGGGTGCGGCGAGGTCAACGTCACCGTACTGCGAGAAGGAAGCGAGGTTCTCGTTGGAGTCCACCGCGGAGATGGCCATACATTCGCTGTAGGCCGCCGGGTAGGAGACGGAGCTGGAACCGTTGTTACCGGCCGCACAGATGGGGAGCGCGCCGTTGTTGACGGCGTACGAGACGGCGTTCTTCATCGTGGAGGTGTAGCCACCGCCACCGAGGGACATGTTGATGATGTCCGCGCCTTGGTCTGCGGCCCACTCGACGGCGTCGGCGATGTCGGAGGTCGAACCCGAGCCGTTCTCGTCGAGCGCGCGACCGTTGATGAGCGAGGTGTTACCCTGCCCGGCGACACCGGTGCCGTTGTCGACGGTTGCCGCGGCACAGCCGGAGACGTGAGTACCGTGCTGTTCGTCCGACGGAACGTCCGGGTACGGGTCCGAGTCGTTGTCCACGTGGTCGTAGCCGGGGTTGGACTTGTAGTTGGCCTGCAGGTCGGGGTGGTCGTACTGAGCGCCCGTGTCCACGACGGCGATGGTAACGCTGGAGTCACCGAGCGTGGTGTCCCACGCGTCGTCGGACTGGACCTGCTTGAACGCGTACTGGTCGCTCGCTCGCGGGTCGTTCGGCGAGAGCTGGGTCGTGTGGGTCTTGTTCGGCTCAGCGTACTTGATGCCGTCCTTCTTGGTGACGGCGTCGATGAAGTTCGCCTTTGCCTTGTCGGAGGCCGAGCTGGGGAACTTCACGGCGGCGTAGCGGAGGTTGTCGTTCGTGTGAACGACTTCCGCGTTGCCGGGGACGTGCTGGGAGACTTTGGCTTCCACGTCGCCCTTACCGGCGGAGACACCGACCAGAATTTCGTCCTTCTTCGGACCGGGTTCGCGGCCGGGGGTTGCTGCTGCGACACCACTCATTGCAGCAGCCGCGCCAGCTGCACCGGTGGCCTTCAGGAACGTACGTCGATTGAATCGCTGCGTGCTGTCGTCTGACATGCTACATTACAACCCACACGCCGAAGTTATTTAAATCTTAATCATGGCTTGTAATAAAGTGTTATCTGGCTATAGTTACCGGAATCACAAACTGCTAAAAACGTGTTTGCCGTGGTAACTTAGGTCACGTCCGCGACCGGCACCGATAAAGTAGAAGGGGCGCTACGGCAGGGTATGCAACCGTTGCGC
It contains:
- a CDS encoding S8 family peptidase; translation: MSDDSTQRFNRRTFLKATGAAGAAAAMSGVAAATPGREPGPKKDEILVGVSAGKGDVEAKVSQHVPGNAEVVHTNDNLRYAAVKFPSSASDKAKANFIDAVTKKDGIKYAEPNKTHTTQLSPNDPRASDQYAFKQVQSDDAWDTTLGDSSVTIAVVDTGAQYDHPDLQANYKSNPGYDHVDNDSDPYPDVPSDEQHGTHVSGCAAATVDNGTGVAGQGNTSLINGRALDENGSGSTSDIADAVEWAADQGADIINMSLGGGGYTSTMKNAVSYAVNNGALPICAAGNNGSSSVSYPAAYSECMAISAVDSNENLASFSQYGDVDLAAPGVDVLSTIPTDSYAKFSGTSMATPVTSGVAGLTLAKWSLTVSELRSHLKNTAKDIGLSSDKQGAGQVNAYNAVTTDPSNGGGGDDPTDPGDGSTTETVSGSLSSSYDYDDYEWNWEYSSPSQIVVELSGPSDADFDLYVNEGTTTAASPSNYDYRSISTDSQESVTIDNPDTSTPLQVDVDSYSGSGSYDLTFTEYQ